The genome window NNNNNNNNNNNNNNNNNNNNNNNNNNNNNNNNNNNNNNNNNNNNNNNNNNNNNNNNNNNNNNNNNNNNNNNNNNNNNNNNNNNNNNNNNNNNNNNNNNNNNNNNNNNNNNNNNNNNNNNNNNNNNNNNNNNNNNNNNNNNNNNNNNNNNNNNNNNNNNNNNNNNNNNNNNNNNNNNNNNNNNNNNNNNNNNNNNNNNNNNNNNNNNNNNNNNNNNNNNNNNNNNNNNNNNNNNNNNNNNNNNNNNNNNNNNNNNNNNNNNNNNNNNNNNNNNNNNNNNNNNNNNNNNNNNNNNNNNNNNNNNNNNNNNNNNNNNNNNNNNNNNNNNNNNNNNNNNNNNNNNNNNNNNNNNNNNNNNNNNNNNNNNNNNNNNNNNNNNNNNNNNNNNNNNNNNNNNNNNNNNNNNNNNNNNNNNNNNNNNNNNNNNNNNNNNNNNNNNNNNNNNNNNNNNNNNNNNNNNNNNNNNNNNNNNNNNNNNNNNNNNNNNNNNNNNNNNNNNNNNNNNNNNNNNNNNNNNNNNNNNNNNNNNNNNNNNNNNNNNNNNNNNNNNNNNNNNNNNNNNNNNNNNNNNNNNNNNNNNNNNNNNNNNNNNNNNNNNNNNNNNNNNAAACTTAAACCacaatagaaatagaaatatgGTGTGTGATGCATTTACTGCCCTGATGGTCCTGTGATGGCGGCGGCCATCAcaaggtccaaggaaatccctttagacgcaatAAATACTTATACTTAATCCTCTACGGTCGGGTTAGCATCCATCACAGCTCCATTAGCATCCATGCTAGCGCTGGTAGCGCCAGGCcgcacccggggttgtagttgaagtcccgtgagaatcacattattcatccgtgcctgttgatccatgtcatgcatcctcatctccaggagatcttggcgattatctcgttgttcgttacgtgccttttcttgacggaaatcttccacgagttgtaGCAGCGGTGTTACCTTAGCTTGAAGCTGATGGTTTAGATTCAGAGAGAACTGTTGGGGTTAGCTTAGCTTGTATGTCAGCTAACGTGGTTTCAGCTCTGCCAGATTGACTTCAaaatttttcttcggtgccatgttcaactctccgcGTTGCTGTAGTTGTTGCTGCATcttggtgattaaagtcgcttgtgggcaacttttaaagactttaaaagccgaagagttgaggagagctggagacacacgtctgctcgtgacccggaaccggaaatcCTCAAATGATTTGGCATATGTTGGTAAATCAACATTTCCCATGTTATTTTCAGATGACAGCAATCTTTTAAATTTCTCATAAggttttttaaaacagttgtagaaaaaCTAAAGACGGATCTAAAAGAATACTTGACCTGGTTTCAAgcaaacaaatcattttaaaataaaaataaaaaataattttatgttgttttcagaTTGTAAGaacacaacaatttgattaaaattgacattcaaaaataacaaattgaaGAAGTTTAATCCATTAGATTTTTAGGAGTCCAGCTGGACAACAAACTCCTTTGGAAAAATCATGTTGGTGTTgtctgcaataaaataaaatctctggGCATCATCAGAAGAATTGAAGATTATGAACATTTTCCAGTTATTGTATCATTGTACTATTCCCTTATTTATCCATATTTCTATTATTGCCATATTGTTTGGGCAAGTACTTGTCTTGCTTATCTGAAAGAAATGTTACTTTTACAAAAGGTACTTGTTTGTTTGGCCGCAAATTCTGTTTATGATAAACTCAGTGACCCACTCTTTTCAAAATTACAGttgttaaacatttatgatATCAATATTCATCAGATGCTACAAAGACATGTAACAGAGCTCAAACTTTCTTGTATTTGTGTCTATGCAGTCCTCCCTCAACACTGGGTGATGGAAGAAGAAAATCTCTGGAACCAACAGAGGAACTTCAGCATGGAACAGAATGATCCAGAATCTACAGAGACTAAAGAGAAACAGGAGGAACTAGAACTTCTACAGAGAgaagaggaacaggaggaaccagaaccatcacagattcaagaggaaccagaacttcTACAGagtaaagaggagcaggaggatccaGAACCAttgcagattaaagaggaacacgaggaaccagaaccatcacagattcaagaggaacaggaggaaccagaaccatcacagattaaagaggaacagaaagaaccagaacctccacagattgaagaggagcaggaggaaccacGGAGCATACAAATTAAGGAGACTTTCACCTTGATAGAGATTTCTACTTTTGAGGAACAAGAGAAGAGTGAAAAAGATGTAAGCAATCAGCAGAGCCTGAATggaactgatagtcaggatgaagaaggaaaccaacatgaagaatcaacatcaactctagatgaagagacagagccacagaacagagatcagaggaagagaagggacagaagtcatgtccaaagtgtggacagctctcacatgtcagaaggtcagtgtgactctgatgtTAGAAAAAAGTCCAAGATGAAAACTTCTGTCATGAAACATAAACAATccccaaaagaaaagagactttcCTCTGCAGGGTCTGGTAAAAGAACAAGAATTCCACACGATGTGTCTGTTCACAGAACTAAGTCTGATgaaagacttcatgtctgtgagGAATGTGACGGAACATTTTGTTATGTATCACagctcaaaacacacatgagaatccatacaggagaaaagccttttacgtgtaaggaatgtgacagaagttttaatcGAATATCTAGTCTCAAATTACACATGAGAATACATACATTAGAGAAGCCTTTtccgtgtaaagaatgtgacagacgTTTTAGTCAATTATCTAGTCTCAAATcgcacatgagaactcatacaggagagaagcctttttcgtgtaaagaatgtgacaaaagttttagttgcATAGCTTATCTCAAAAcgcacatgagaactcacactggagagaagccttttttgtgtaaagaatgtgataaaagttttagtcaaatatctggTCTCAAATcgcacatgagaactcatacaggagagaagccttttccgtgtaaagaatgtgataaaagcttTAGTTGCATAGCttatctcaaaacacacatgagaactcacactggagagaagccttttttgtgtaaagaatgtgataaaagttttagtcaaatatctggtctcaaaacacacatgagaactcatacaggtgAGAAACCTTATCCATGtgaagaatgtgataaaagcttTAGTGTGATATCTAATCTCAAAGACCACATGAtgactcatacaggagagaaacccttttcatgtaaagaatgtgatacaAGTTTTAGTTGcatatctcatctcaaaagacatatgagaattcatacaggagagaagccttttttgtgtaaagaatgtgataaagcTTTTAGTCGCATATCTGTTCTCAAAAGACATATgagaattcatacaggagagaagccttttttgtgtaaagaatgtgataaagcTTTTAGTCGCATATCAAATCTCAAa of Oryzias melastigma strain HK-1 unplaced genomic scaffold, ASM292280v2 sc00281, whole genome shotgun sequence contains these proteins:
- the LOC112138192 gene encoding oocyte zinc finger protein XlCOF6-like — protein: MEEENLWNQQRNFSMEQNDPESTETKEKQEELELLQREEEQEEPEPSQIQEEPELLQSKEEQEDPEPLQIKEEHEEPEPSQIQEEQEEPEPSQIKEEQKEPEPPQIEEEQEEPRSIQIKETFTLIEISTFEEQEKSEKDVSNQQSLNGTDSQDEEGNQHEESTSTLDEETEPQNRDQRKRRDRSHVQSVDSSHMSEGQCDSDVRKKSKMKTSVMKHKQSPKEKRLSSAGSGKRTRIPHDVSVHRTKSDERLHVCEECDGTFCYVSQLKTHMRIHTGEKPFTCKECDRSFNRISSLKLHMRIHTLEKPFPCKECDRRFSQLSSLKSHMRTHTGEKPFSCKECDKSFSCIAYLKTHMRTHTGEKPFLCKECDKSFSQISGLKSHMRTHTGEKPFPCKECDKSFSCIAYLKTHMRTHTGEKPFLCKECDKSFSQISGLKTHMRTHTGEKPYPCEECDKSFSVISNLKDHMMTHTGEKPFSCKECDTSFSCISHLKRHMRIHTGEKPFLCKECDKAFSRISVLKRHMRIHTGEKPFLCKECDKAFSRISNLKEHMRTHTGEKPLLCKECDKRFRQMGSLISHMRIHTGEKPYLCEQCDKSFRMISHLKEHMVSHTGEKPFLCKECDKGFSLKSHLKRHMRIHTGEKPFLCKECEKGFGRMSTLKDHMRTHRGEKSSCV